One window from the genome of Pedobacter schmidteae encodes:
- the cslA gene encoding chondroitinase-AC, which translates to MKKLTLICLLFLSVFTAQQVVAQAGVNDIIMARILMDLKKPLKFIDKAVEKNLSTLQPDGSWKGIPYTAATINNWEPADHLLKIQQLIQAYIEKDSRYYNDEKLFAGITRAFEFWYQSDPKSSNWWHNEIATPQALGEMLIMMRYGQKKLDGALEAKLIERMKRGNVEKQAGANKTDIALHYFYRALLTNDEELLGKAVRELFYPVMLVYRKEGLQYDYAYLQHGPQLQISSYGAVFITGVLKMANYVRDTPYAMSQEKLAIFSKYYRDSYLKAIRGSYMDFNVEGRGISRPDILRKKGEKGRLLIAKMIDLKNTEDWSAAVARTDSSETPDYKVTPYHKQYWTGDYVQHLRPGYSFNVRMVSSRTKRSEAGNKENLLGRYLSDGATNIQLRGPEYYNIMPVWEWDKIPGVTSRDYVVDRPLTKFWGEDGSNAFAGGVSDGVYGASAYALNFDSLEAKKSWFFFDNEIVCLGAGIKSNTAENITTTVNQCWLNGSVWSAANSGKIGRGKTLEFKEPGQSWFLHDGVGYYFPQGADVSLSTQQQKGNWYQINNAHPKDEISGDVFKLWINHGIKPLAGKYAYVVLPGVKAAADIKKSKASAIQILANTADIQSVYHPSLDMLQAVFYLPGSIVLGSFEVKTDKACMLLIKNVNGRQLISIADPFQKEKMATLSIKDLKTGKEVSHTVFFPQDELAGASVEIK; encoded by the coding sequence ATGAAGAAGCTAACCTTAATTTGTCTCCTGTTTTTATCCGTGTTTACTGCGCAGCAGGTGGTGGCACAAGCCGGCGTAAATGATATTATTATGGCAAGGATCCTGATGGATCTTAAAAAGCCACTTAAATTTATTGATAAGGCAGTAGAAAAGAACCTTTCGACCTTACAACCGGATGGCAGCTGGAAAGGTATACCCTATACCGCCGCTACCATTAACAATTGGGAGCCTGCCGACCACCTGTTAAAAATACAACAGCTGATACAGGCCTATATTGAAAAGGATAGTCGCTATTATAATGACGAGAAGCTATTTGCCGGTATAACCAGGGCATTTGAATTTTGGTATCAGTCCGATCCTAAGAGTAGCAACTGGTGGCATAATGAAATTGCTACGCCTCAGGCTTTAGGAGAAATGTTGATCATGATGCGTTATGGGCAGAAGAAATTAGATGGAGCACTTGAGGCAAAGCTGATAGAAAGAATGAAACGGGGGAATGTGGAAAAACAGGCCGGAGCTAACAAAACAGATATTGCTTTACATTATTTCTATCGTGCGCTGTTGACCAATGATGAAGAATTACTGGGTAAAGCTGTTCGGGAACTTTTTTATCCCGTAATGTTGGTTTATCGTAAAGAAGGGTTGCAATATGATTATGCTTATCTGCAACACGGTCCTCAATTGCAAATTTCCAGTTATGGGGCCGTATTTATTACCGGTGTTTTAAAAATGGCTAATTATGTACGGGATACACCTTACGCTATGAGTCAGGAAAAGCTGGCCATATTCTCAAAATACTACCGGGATAGTTATCTGAAAGCCATTCGCGGAAGTTACATGGATTTTAATGTGGAAGGACGTGGGATAAGCAGACCTGATATTTTAAGAAAAAAAGGGGAGAAAGGACGTTTGTTGATCGCCAAAATGATTGATCTTAAAAATACAGAAGATTGGAGTGCCGCGGTTGCGAGAACGGATAGTTCGGAAACCCCTGACTACAAAGTGACGCCTTATCATAAGCAATACTGGACGGGCGACTATGTACAGCATTTACGTCCTGGTTATTCTTTTAATGTACGTATGGTAAGTAGCCGTACCAAGAGAAGTGAGGCGGGCAATAAAGAGAATTTGCTGGGTAGATATCTTTCAGACGGGGCAACCAATATACAGTTGCGCGGTCCGGAGTATTATAACATTATGCCCGTTTGGGAGTGGGATAAAATACCTGGTGTAACCAGCAGGGATTATGTGGTGGATCGCCCGTTGACTAAATTCTGGGGTGAGGATGGAAGCAATGCTTTTGCCGGTGGGGTATCTGATGGCGTATATGGTGCCAGTGCTTATGCTTTAAATTTTGATAGCCTTGAAGCAAAAAAATCGTGGTTCTTTTTTGATAACGAGATTGTATGTCTGGGTGCAGGGATTAAAAGCAATACAGCAGAAAATATTACGACAACCGTTAATCAATGTTGGTTAAATGGGAGCGTGTGGAGTGCTGCAAATTCGGGAAAAATTGGAAGGGGTAAAACACTGGAGTTTAAAGAACCGGGACAAAGCTGGTTCCTTCATGACGGAGTGGGTTATTATTTCCCGCAAGGAGCCGATGTAAGTTTGAGTACTCAGCAGCAAAAAGGAAATTGGTACCAGATCAACAATGCGCATCCAAAAGATGAAATTTCGGGCGATGTGTTTAAACTATGGATCAATCACGGTATTAAACCTTTAGCCGGAAAGTACGCTTATGTTGTTTTACCGGGGGTTAAAGCTGCAGCAGATATCAAGAAATCCAAGGCTTCTGCCATACAGATACTCGCTAACACTGCGGACATCCAGTCCGTTTATCACCCGTCATTGGATATGCTGCAGGCGGTATTTTATCTGCCTGGAAGTATTGTTCTGGGTTCATTTGAAGTAAAGACTGACAAGGCTTGTATGCTGTTAATTAAAAATGTAAATGGCCGGCAGCTTATTTCCATTGCTGATCCCTTCCAGAAAGAAAAAATGGCAACGCTGAGTATTAAAGATTTGAAAACAGGTAAGGAAGTAAGCCATACGGTATTTTTTCCGCAGGATGAATTGGCTGGCGCCAGTGTTGAGATAAAATGA
- a CDS encoding sulfatase, which yields MKRIKMIGTVLMALLATNSIAQVKPVTKPNVIVIISDDAGYADFGCYGGKQIPTPNIDAIAKKGTRFTDAYVSASVCAPSRAGILTGRYQQRFGFEHNTSKLVSAGYTLADVGMDPSEQTIGNEMQANGYKTIAIGKWHQGEELKHFPLNRGFDEFYGFTGGHRDFFAYKGKRARENALYNNREIVPETQITYLTDMLTDRASAFIGENKDRPFFMYLSYNAVHTPMNAKKNLMERYANIADTGRRAYAAMMTSLDDGVGKVMATLKQYHLDKNTLIIFVNDNGGATTNSSDNGPLRGMKGSKWEGGIRVAMMMQWPGHIPAGRVNSQPISSLDILPTAVAAGNGKQKGIKKLDGVNLLPYVNGVAKKSPHEALFWRRGVAAAMREGNWKLIRVKESAQVQNVLLFDLSKDLSETTNLSAKYPAKTREMLAKLAEWEKGLDTPHWTSPYGDQNQIMKHRMETTGREMEKMYP from the coding sequence ATGAAAAGAATAAAAATGATAGGCACTGTGTTGATGGCGCTTTTGGCAACAAATTCAATTGCGCAGGTAAAACCGGTAACCAAACCCAATGTAATTGTGATTATTAGCGATGATGCCGGATATGCAGATTTTGGCTGTTATGGAGGTAAGCAGATTCCTACACCCAATATTGATGCCATTGCCAAAAAGGGCACTCGGTTTACGGATGCATACGTATCGGCTTCGGTCTGTGCGCCTTCAAGGGCCGGAATTTTGACCGGTCGTTACCAGCAGCGTTTCGGTTTTGAGCACAACACTTCTAAGCTGGTATCGGCAGGTTATACACTGGCCGACGTAGGGATGGATCCGTCTGAACAAACCATAGGAAATGAAATGCAGGCCAACGGCTATAAAACAATTGCAATAGGCAAATGGCACCAGGGGGAAGAACTAAAACATTTTCCTTTAAATAGGGGCTTTGATGAGTTTTACGGATTTACCGGTGGACATAGGGACTTCTTTGCTTACAAAGGAAAGAGAGCCCGGGAAAATGCCTTGTACAACAACAGGGAGATTGTTCCTGAAACACAAATTACCTACCTGACTGATATGCTGACCGATAGGGCAAGTGCTTTTATAGGAGAGAATAAAGATCGCCCGTTTTTTATGTACCTCTCTTATAATGCGGTGCATACGCCCATGAATGCGAAGAAAAACCTGATGGAGCGTTATGCAAATATTGCTGATACCGGGCGGCGGGCGTATGCGGCAATGATGACCTCATTGGATGATGGCGTGGGAAAGGTGATGGCTACACTCAAACAATACCATTTGGATAAAAACACGCTGATCATTTTTGTCAATGATAATGGTGGGGCCACTACCAATTCATCTGATAATGGACCTTTAAGAGGGATGAAAGGATCTAAATGGGAGGGCGGAATCCGCGTGGCGATGATGATGCAATGGCCCGGGCATATCCCGGCCGGACGTGTAAATAGCCAACCCATCAGCTCACTTGATATCCTGCCAACAGCAGTTGCTGCCGGAAACGGCAAACAAAAAGGCATAAAAAAACTGGACGGTGTAAATCTGTTGCCTTATGTAAATGGGGTGGCTAAAAAAAGTCCACATGAGGCTTTGTTTTGGAGAAGGGGCGTTGCGGCTGCAATGCGGGAAGGCAACTGGAAACTGATTAGGGTAAAGGAAAGTGCACAGGTGCAAAATGTATTGCTGTTTGACTTGAGCAAAGACCTCTCGGAGACTACAAACTTGTCTGCTAAATATCCTGCTAAGACCAGGGAAATGCTGGCCAAACTAGCCGAATGGGAAAAGGGGCTGGATACGCCACATTGGACCAGTCCATATGGCGATCAGAACCAGATTATGAAACACCGCATGGAAACTACGGGCCGTGAAATGGAAAAGATGTATCCTTAA
- a CDS encoding chondroitinase family polysaccharide lyase, translating into MNRLLYIFVLVFSVAINSRAQMQADICENELPKNWEAVDGKLTLSKKHFKLGRASVRWDWTSGNKSRLGMHDKAFETVASNPRSTFVVWVYNETPANEHLLFQFQKGAKVACSFGFKLNFRGWRTAWVMYHRDMQGKPVPGMDGMQIVAPEGLKKGTIFLDQLMYTTTINPRSPVRDEQLPFINPDADKAANAHWTALYNFSRTPHYLSLAKKVTEKEQFELAQISKRYIEMILPDKRRLKANELAEIEKDFAYWNIHREGAEISGRPVYSMNDIELVSLSPAENVKEMNRLSGIKRYTQLMLQVAQAFHLAGNETEKKRLGTIFIDLLDHLEDQGWAYGSGMGALHHHGYNLEGYYPACLLMKAVIEKEDRLERTFKSMSWFSGLGRTLQRPLPSSNIDVFNTLLGGMLSSILIMDDSPEKLRYLHSFSNWLSENVKPDHTIEGAFKPDGAVFHHGNLYPAYGIGGYIGIAPIAFVLSGTSFRMDQQAHESLRNSLLMMHYYTHPFKWPVSVAGRHPTGNWRIADLPYAYMALAGTADGKSATDTLMAAIYLKLKEGEKNDRWTVAFKQAKINPATYAAGHWNLNYGLFDMHRRQDWLLTLRGHNRYFISNESYPGANVFGRYVAYGQLEILFPETKADDGSNFKDEGWDWNNIPGTTTVHLPIAKLRANIINADDFSGIEEMLISDEPFAGGTTFKKQGMFAMKLHGHDKYDMGSLRATKSWFMFDSLVVCLGSGIRNTMSDYVTQTTLFQNYLKHTPDTVIINGKAITAFPYKEEGLAGQALTVIDNRKIGYYLPNAKGALLTKTRQLSRDQKDSRETSGNFTKLTFEHGNAPVNADYEYGMLIKTDQRTMDKLAALMQSKQPIYKVLRKDSVAHTVWYAPQQLTAMAIFNSNKSLDDSLLMSNNRPCLLMYRKEGIRLSMSVTDPDLAFYEGPDDSPVDASGKRQEVSIYSRNWYRSPSKPSVIKLLIKGAWEANVDDVGIKAVLQADGNTLVHINCKDGLTSAVELVKSNYKENVK; encoded by the coding sequence ATGAACCGTTTGCTGTATATTTTTGTATTGGTTTTTAGCGTAGCTATAAATAGCAGGGCACAAATGCAGGCAGATATTTGCGAAAATGAACTTCCCAAAAACTGGGAGGCTGTTGATGGGAAATTGACGCTTAGTAAAAAGCACTTTAAACTGGGTAGAGCCTCCGTAAGATGGGACTGGACAAGCGGAAATAAGAGCCGTTTAGGTATGCATGATAAGGCCTTTGAAACCGTTGCATCTAACCCAAGAAGTACTTTTGTAGTTTGGGTATACAATGAAACACCGGCAAATGAGCATTTGCTGTTTCAGTTTCAGAAAGGAGCTAAAGTAGCTTGCAGTTTTGGGTTTAAGCTTAATTTTAGAGGTTGGCGTACCGCCTGGGTCATGTACCACAGAGATATGCAGGGTAAGCCCGTACCCGGAATGGACGGTATGCAAATTGTAGCGCCGGAAGGTTTAAAAAAGGGGACTATTTTTTTAGACCAGTTGATGTATACCACAACTATCAATCCTCGTTCGCCAGTGCGCGATGAACAATTGCCTTTTATTAATCCTGATGCTGATAAGGCCGCGAATGCACATTGGACCGCATTGTATAATTTCAGTCGTACCCCTCATTATTTATCGCTTGCTAAAAAGGTAACCGAAAAAGAGCAGTTTGAGCTGGCACAGATCAGCAAGCGGTATATTGAAATGATTTTGCCTGATAAGCGCAGGTTGAAAGCAAATGAGTTAGCGGAGATAGAAAAGGACTTTGCTTATTGGAACATACATCGGGAAGGTGCTGAAATTAGTGGCAGGCCGGTATACTCCATGAATGATATAGAACTGGTTTCTTTATCGCCAGCTGAAAATGTAAAAGAAATGAACCGTTTATCCGGAATCAAAAGATATACTCAATTGATGTTGCAGGTGGCCCAGGCATTTCATTTGGCCGGAAATGAAACAGAAAAAAAGCGACTGGGGACCATTTTTATAGATCTGCTGGATCATCTGGAAGATCAGGGCTGGGCCTATGGCAGCGGAATGGGCGCTTTGCACCACCATGGTTATAACCTGGAAGGGTATTATCCGGCATGTTTGCTGATGAAAGCCGTGATTGAAAAAGAAGACAGGCTGGAACGTACTTTTAAAAGTATGAGTTGGTTTAGTGGTTTGGGCCGGACTTTGCAAAGGCCGTTGCCATCGTCCAATATAGATGTATTTAATACACTGTTGGGAGGGATGCTTTCCAGTATTTTAATCATGGACGATTCGCCCGAAAAGTTACGCTACCTGCATAGTTTTTCAAATTGGCTGTCGGAAAATGTGAAACCTGATCATACCATTGAAGGAGCTTTTAAGCCCGATGGAGCTGTGTTTCATCATGGAAATCTGTATCCTGCCTATGGGATTGGCGGATACATAGGAATTGCTCCCATAGCTTTTGTGCTAAGTGGTACAAGTTTCAGGATGGATCAGCAGGCACATGAAAGTTTAAGAAACAGTTTACTGATGATGCATTATTATACCCATCCGTTTAAGTGGCCGGTTAGTGTAGCAGGGCGACACCCAACGGGTAACTGGCGCATTGCCGACCTACCTTATGCTTATATGGCTCTTGCCGGCACGGCAGATGGGAAGTCAGCGACGGATACCTTGATGGCTGCAATTTATTTAAAGCTGAAAGAAGGGGAAAAGAACGACAGATGGACTGTCGCTTTTAAGCAAGCAAAGATTAATCCTGCCACTTATGCAGCAGGGCATTGGAATCTGAATTATGGTTTATTTGACATGCACCGGAGGCAGGATTGGCTGTTGACATTAAGGGGACACAATCGTTATTTCATTAGCAATGAGTCCTATCCCGGAGCCAATGTATTTGGACGCTATGTAGCATATGGTCAGCTGGAGATACTTTTTCCAGAAACTAAAGCTGACGATGGGAGCAATTTTAAAGATGAAGGATGGGATTGGAACAATATTCCCGGTACAACTACCGTACATTTGCCAATAGCCAAACTTCGCGCTAACATTATCAATGCGGATGACTTTAGCGGTATTGAAGAAATGTTGATTTCTGATGAGCCCTTTGCAGGTGGAACTACTTTTAAAAAACAGGGGATGTTTGCCATGAAGCTGCATGGTCACGATAAATATGACATGGGAAGTTTGAGGGCTACAAAATCATGGTTTATGTTTGATAGTCTGGTCGTATGCCTGGGTTCTGGTATCCGAAATACTATGTCTGACTATGTTACACAAACTACACTTTTTCAAAATTATCTGAAGCATACTCCTGATACGGTTATCATAAATGGGAAAGCCATAACCGCCTTTCCATATAAAGAAGAAGGACTGGCTGGTCAGGCGCTGACCGTGATTGACAACAGAAAGATTGGTTACTACCTGCCAAATGCCAAAGGTGCTTTGTTAACTAAAACAAGGCAATTGTCGCGCGATCAAAAGGATAGCCGGGAAACCAGTGGTAATTTCACTAAATTAACCTTTGAACATGGAAATGCTCCTGTTAATGCAGATTACGAATATGGTATGCTGATTAAAACAGACCAACGGACAATGGACAAGCTGGCTGCGCTGATGCAAAGCAAGCAGCCAATATATAAGGTACTGCGTAAGGACAGCGTGGCGCATACTGTATGGTATGCCCCGCAACAGCTCACTGCAATGGCTATTTTTAATAGCAATAAATCGCTTGATGATTCATTACTGATGAGTAACAACAGGCCCTGCCTGCTGATGTATCGTAAGGAGGGTATACGCTTAAGCATGTCGGTTACCGATCCTGATCTGGCATTTTACGAGGGACCTGACGACAGCCCGGTGGATGCTTCAGGTAAAAGACAAGAAGTAAGTATTTATTCCCGCAACTGGTACCGGTCGCCTTCAAAGCCTTCAGTGATAAAATTGTTGATTAAAGGAGCATGGGAAGCGAATGTTGATGATGTAGGCATTAAGGCAGTACTGCAGGCTGATGGAAATACACTGGTTCACATCAATTGTAAAGATGGCCTGACCTCGGCTGTCGAACTGGTAAAATCTAACTACAAAGAAAACGTAAAATGA